Proteins encoded within one genomic window of Rhododendron vialii isolate Sample 1 chromosome 1a, ASM3025357v1:
- the LOC131320450 gene encoding vesicle-associated membrane protein 722, with product MGQQSLIYSFVARGTVIVAEFTEFTGNFTSIASQCLQKLPATNNKFTYNCDGHTFNYLVEDGFTYCVVAVESAGRQIPMAFLERIKEDFTKRYGGGKAATAAANSLNREFGPKLKEQMQYCVDHPEEISKLAKVKAQVSEVKGVMMENIEKVLDRGEKIELLVDKTENLRSQAQDFRTQGTQMRRKMWFQNMKIKLIVLGILVALILIIVLSICGGGKCK from the exons ATGGGCCAGCAATCCCTCATATACAGCTTCGTTGCCAGGGGCACCGTAATCGTCGCCGAGTTCACCGAATTCACCGGCAACTTCACCAGCATCGCCTCCCAGTGCCTCCAGAAACTCCCCGCCACCAACAACAAGTTCACCTACAACTGCGATGGCCACACCTTCAACTACCTCGTCGAAGACGGCTTCA CTTATTGTGTTGTTGCCGTGGAATCTGCTGGCAGACAGATCCCAATGGCATTTCTTGAGCGAATTAAAGAAGATTTTACCAAGAGATATGGTGGTGGAAAAGCTGCAACAGCTGCTGCTAATAGCCTGAATAGGGAGTTTGG GCCCAAACTTAAGGAGCAGATGCAGTACTGTGTGGATCATCCAGAGGAGATCAGCAAGCTTGCAAAAGTGAAGGCTCAGGTTTCAGAAGTCAAAGGAGTGATGATGGAAAATATTGAGAAG GTTCTTGATCGTGGAGAGAAGATTGAGCTTCTAGTAGATAAAACAGAAAACCTTCGCTCTCAG GCACAAGACTTCAGGACTCAGGGTACCCAAATGAGGAGGAAGATGTGGTTTCAGAATATGAAGATAAAGCTTATAGTTCTTGGTATCCTTGTTGCCTTAATACTGATCATAGTGTTATCCATCTGTGGTGGCGGCAAATGTAAGTAG